A genomic stretch from Empedobacter stercoris includes:
- a CDS encoding universal stress protein, with product MAKILFPTDFSETANNAFLYALNLAKVLNTDIKLVSVQPNLRNYLDVTEENFENYINKLKNIAKENHLEHVKIESSLIVGDLLLMILDIINKDNIRYVVMGTNGQNSLGKKFFGSNTVNVINNSPVPVLVVPNQVKFKEERNFAFATLFHQNESKALAEMEEVTSRYGKLLNIVHVDDKSITPEMLNVKKEWQSEYPEAIVTIETNKDVEGGLINFCTQNNIDVLGVVHRELTSFERLFTINHSQRLLSSANVALLVFQESK from the coding sequence ATGGCTAAAATATTATTTCCAACGGATTTTTCTGAAACAGCAAACAATGCTTTTTTATATGCTTTAAATCTCGCAAAAGTTTTAAATACAGATATCAAGTTAGTTTCGGTACAACCTAATCTTAGAAATTATCTTGATGTAACAGAAGAAAACTTTGAAAACTATATTAATAAATTAAAAAACATAGCAAAAGAAAATCACTTAGAACATGTCAAAATAGAAAGTTCGTTGATTGTGGGTGACTTATTGTTAATGATTTTAGACATTATCAATAAAGATAATATTCGATATGTTGTAATGGGAACAAATGGACAAAATAGTTTAGGTAAAAAGTTTTTTGGTTCGAATACAGTAAATGTAATCAACAATTCACCCGTTCCTGTGTTGGTTGTTCCAAATCAAGTAAAATTCAAGGAAGAAAGAAATTTTGCTTTTGCAACCTTGTTTCACCAAAACGAATCGAAGGCTTTGGCTGAGATGGAAGAAGTGACAAGTCGTTACGGAAAATTGTTGAATATTGTTCATGTCGATGACAAGTCAATTACACCAGAAATGTTAAACGTTAAAAAAGAATGGCAATCCGAATATCCTGAAGCTATTGTTACGATAGAAACCAACAAAGATGTAGAAGGAGGATTAATTAATTTTTGTACCCAAAACAATATTGATGTTTTAGGAGTTGTACACAGAGAATTAACATCTTTCGAACGCTTGTTTACCATCAATCACAGCCAACGATTATTATCAAGTGCAAATGTAGCATTATTGGTTTTTCAAGAAAGTAAATAA
- a CDS encoding DUF445 domain-containing protein, translated as MTELQKIKSLKKHKAIATGLFILMAFVYFLMVYLKQYSPANWIGYVESFAEAAMVGALADWFAVTALFRYPLGLKIPHTNLIENSKNAIGDNLGQFVTDNFLIPSTIRPYIVKLEVVKYAADWLNKPTNQEMLQVELINFLKKIVKDLDDKDVVDFITLKGDEILKQFDLPELVSTSLEYILEKEKHNEILEAIIPKAKEYIIESDLIIKDKLNEKHPVISFFAGKKISKGVVEGVVSFLDEVENDKEHPVRHNIERIIRENILNVKESPDWKLKLESLRDEFITKERLNGYASDLWLTLKVSLTESFDDPNSAIQVYINKNIKKLTENLNDNQEMIDKINSWVRHFIYRMILRNVKEVESLISNTVDKWEGKELSEKLELEVGKDLQFIRINGTLVGGLVGLIIYTITQLVFH; from the coding sequence ATGACTGAACTTCAGAAAATAAAAAGCCTCAAAAAACATAAAGCAATTGCAACAGGATTATTTATCTTGATGGCTTTTGTTTACTTTTTGATGGTTTATTTGAAACAATATTCTCCTGCAAACTGGATTGGCTATGTAGAGTCATTTGCCGAAGCGGCTATGGTTGGAGCACTTGCAGATTGGTTTGCGGTTACTGCTTTGTTTCGCTATCCATTAGGGCTAAAAATTCCACACACAAATTTGATCGAAAATAGTAAAAATGCAATAGGTGATAATTTGGGGCAATTTGTAACAGATAATTTTTTAATTCCTTCTACTATTCGTCCGTATATCGTTAAGTTAGAAGTGGTGAAATATGCAGCTGATTGGTTGAATAAGCCGACTAATCAAGAAATGTTACAAGTAGAATTGATTAATTTTTTGAAGAAGATTGTCAAAGATTTAGATGATAAAGATGTGGTTGATTTTATCACGTTAAAAGGTGATGAGATTTTAAAACAGTTTGATCTTCCAGAATTGGTTTCAACAAGTTTAGAATATATCCTCGAAAAAGAAAAGCACAATGAAATTTTAGAAGCAATTATTCCGAAAGCCAAAGAATATATCATCGAAAGTGATTTGATTATTAAAGATAAATTAAACGAAAAACATCCTGTCATTTCATTCTTTGCAGGAAAAAAAATCTCAAAAGGAGTAGTGGAAGGAGTGGTGAGTTTTTTGGATGAGGTAGAGAATGACAAAGAACACCCAGTTCGTCATAATATCGAACGAATTATTCGAGAAAATATTTTGAATGTAAAAGAATCGCCCGATTGGAAATTGAAATTAGAATCGCTTCGAGATGAGTTTATCACCAAAGAAAGATTAAATGGATATGCCTCAGATTTGTGGTTGACTCTTAAAGTAAGTCTGACAGAAAGCTTTGATGATCCAAATTCTGCGATACAAGTTTATATCAATAAAAACATTAAAAAATTAACCGAGAATTTGAATGATAACCAAGAAATGATTGATAAAATTAATAGTTGGGTACGTCATTTTATTTACCGCATGATTTTGAGAAATGTGAAAGAAGTAGAAAGTTTGATTAGTAATACAGTCGATAAATGGGAAGGAAAAGAACTGAGCGAAAAGTTAGAATTGGAAGTTGGTAAAGACTTACAATTTATTCGGATAAATGGTACGCTTGTCGGAGGGCTTGTTGGTTTGATTATTTATACTATTACACAATTGGTTTTCCATTAA
- a CDS encoding ecotin family protein, whose translation MKFRKVFSILAILMVMVSFAQKNNKMDYSMYPEAKEGYEQKIIVLQPQTNEENYSVEIFAGKKVMVDSCNRFFLSGNFDQKTVEGWGYNYINFESNGNVGGTMMMCPDNQSVEKTIYAQSLQTRYNSKLPIVVYVPKGYTLEYRIWKADEKLNLVK comes from the coding sequence ATGAAATTTAGAAAAGTATTTAGCATTTTAGCAATATTAATGGTTATGGTATCATTTGCACAAAAAAATAATAAAATGGATTATTCGATGTACCCAGAAGCAAAAGAAGGTTACGAACAAAAAATTATCGTTCTTCAACCTCAAACGAACGAAGAAAATTATTCGGTTGAAATTTTTGCTGGTAAAAAAGTAATGGTTGATTCGTGCAATCGTTTTTTCTTAAGTGGAAATTTTGATCAGAAAACAGTAGAAGGATGGGGATATAATTACATTAATTTCGAATCGAATGGGAATGTCGGAGGAACTATGATGATGTGTCCAGATAATCAATCTGTAGAGAAAACAATCTACGCTCAGTCTTTACAAACACGTTACAACAGCAAATTGCCAATTGTAGTTTATGTACCGAAAGGTTATACGTTAGAATATAGAATTTGGAAAGCTGATGAAAAACTTAACTTGGTAAAATAA
- a CDS encoding TIGR02117 family protein, with the protein MKKILRILLKSLATLVLLVMVYLLAVVLLPLIPVHKEKQKSTDQITAYILTNGVHTDIVVPVKSEAIDWSFFVPFSDTKSKKEYKYIAFGWGDKGFYLDTPEWKDLKFTTAFNAAFWLGDSAMHTTFYDNMTIGEDCKRISLSLEEYQNLIVYIKNSFDLDQNSKVELVETDAVYGERDAFYEAKGSYSLFFTCNTWASSALKAANKKAPLWTATQQGIFYHYK; encoded by the coding sequence ATGAAAAAAATCTTACGAATACTACTAAAATCCTTAGCTACTTTAGTATTACTTGTTATGGTATACTTGCTTGCAGTGGTTTTGTTACCGTTAATTCCTGTGCACAAGGAAAAACAGAAATCAACAGATCAAATAACGGCTTATATTTTAACAAATGGTGTACATACAGATATTGTGGTTCCTGTGAAATCTGAAGCAATTGATTGGTCATTTTTCGTACCATTTTCCGATACAAAATCGAAGAAAGAATATAAATACATTGCTTTTGGTTGGGGAGATAAAGGTTTTTATTTGGATACGCCAGAATGGAAAGATCTTAAATTTACAACAGCTTTTAATGCTGCTTTTTGGTTAGGAGATTCAGCGATGCACACTACTTTTTATGATAATATGACAATTGGCGAAGATTGCAAAAGAATCTCTTTGAGTTTAGAAGAGTATCAAAATCTGATCGTATATATTAAAAATTCATTTGATTTGGATCAAAATTCTAAAGTAGAATTGGTTGAAACAGATGCAGTTTATGGAGAGCGTGATGCGTTTTATGAAGCGAAAGGAAGTTATAGCTTATTTTTTACGTGCAATACTTGGGCGTCAAGTGCCTTAAAAGCGGCAAATAAAAAAGCTCCTTTGTGGACAGCAACCCAACAAGGGATATTTTATCATTACAAATAA
- a CDS encoding GLPGLI family protein, translating to MKYLLLLFIPFMTFAQEKFKVEYEIRNFVTISNTSPEKAKQLEEAYSKPKFYELFVDKDKCLSKELQRIDNSQGSRMTIFTVEGDVVDKQTYLDFNSNEKIIEKSVDGKAYLVSDIIENNDWKLTKETKIINGYKVRKAILNNDIHLVEARFAKDIKSKCGPNKYNNLPGLILEVKSTVIEKPTTFTTIRLESIKLDNKILIQKPSKGVQMNDVGFKVFIGDYYRKIDEKFKESQKQGVDKT from the coding sequence ATGAAATACTTACTATTGCTCTTTATTCCTTTCATGACTTTTGCTCAAGAAAAATTCAAGGTCGAATATGAAATTAGAAATTTTGTAACCATTTCAAATACATCACCCGAAAAGGCAAAACAATTAGAAGAAGCTTATTCAAAACCTAAATTCTATGAATTATTTGTTGATAAAGATAAATGTTTATCCAAAGAACTTCAACGAATTGATAATTCTCAGGGAAGTAGAATGACTATATTTACCGTTGAAGGAGATGTAGTTGACAAACAAACATATTTAGATTTTAATTCTAACGAAAAAATCATTGAAAAAAGCGTTGATGGAAAAGCTTATTTGGTTAGTGATATAATCGAAAATAATGATTGGAAACTTACAAAAGAGACTAAAATTATTAATGGTTATAAAGTAAGAAAAGCTATCTTAAACAACGATATTCATCTTGTAGAAGCTCGGTTTGCAAAGGATATTAAAAGTAAATGTGGACCTAATAAATATAATAATTTACCAGGTTTAATTTTAGAAGTAAAATCTACAGTTATAGAAAAACCAACAACTTTTACAACGATAAGATTAGAATCTATCAAACTTGACAATAAAATATTAATTCAGAAACCGAGTAAAGGGGTTCAAATGAATGATGTGGGATTCAAAGTTTTTATCGGTGATTATTACAGAAAAATTGATGAAAAGTTTAAAGAATCTCAAAAACAAGGTGTTGACAAAACTTAA
- a CDS encoding Rne/Rng family ribonuclease: MSKELVISALADQVRIAVLDEGRLMEFHQDTANDGFAVGDIYLGKIKKLAPSLNATFVDIGYSKDAFLHYHDLGPQIRSSNAYNKIVANGTYKTEKLKNFRMEKPIDKDGLITEIFAPGDSVLVQITKEPIHTKGPRITSEISIAGRYLVLVPFSERVSISQKIKQKPERDRLIKILEGLTPEGFGVIIRTVAEDKNAEELQADLAYLLNKWTQVFKNLQKKKAPSKILSEMDRASSILRDNFNDDFVKISVDDAELADEMREYLEVIAPDKVNLVKEYEDPFVPIFEKFNVERQIKQAFGKTVTIPQSKGAYLVIEHTEALHVIDVNSGNISRNSKNQEDSAFAVNKIAASEIARQLRLRDMGGIVVVDFIDMTDAEHKKELFEHLRAEMSKEKAKHKILPPSKFGLIQITRQRVRPEVNFITTEENPNQESNEVEAPIVTIDKIEQVLLNILDRKDKDLRKMSLHVHPFVAAYLQHGLPSIQMKWFFKHKKWIKIVPRDAYKYLQFNFLDKDHNTLYNESN; encoded by the coding sequence ATGAGTAAAGAATTAGTGATTTCAGCCTTAGCTGATCAAGTACGCATCGCAGTTTTAGATGAAGGTCGCTTGATGGAATTTCATCAAGACACTGCAAATGATGGCTTTGCAGTTGGCGACATTTACTTGGGTAAAATCAAAAAATTAGCTCCCAGTTTAAATGCAACCTTTGTTGACATTGGTTATTCGAAAGATGCATTTTTACATTATCATGACTTAGGTCCACAAATACGTTCGTCAAATGCTTACAACAAAATTGTAGCAAATGGAACGTACAAAACCGAAAAATTGAAAAACTTCCGTATGGAAAAACCAATTGACAAAGATGGTCTGATTACAGAAATCTTTGCACCAGGTGATTCCGTTTTAGTTCAAATTACAAAAGAACCAATCCATACGAAAGGACCAAGAATTACTTCTGAAATTTCAATTGCTGGTCGTTATTTAGTTTTAGTTCCTTTCTCGGAACGTGTTTCGATTTCACAAAAAATCAAACAAAAACCAGAGCGCGATCGTTTAATCAAAATTTTAGAAGGTTTAACACCCGAAGGCTTCGGAGTGATCATCAGAACTGTTGCTGAAGATAAAAATGCTGAAGAATTACAAGCAGACTTGGCTTATTTATTGAACAAATGGACACAAGTTTTCAAAAATCTTCAGAAAAAGAAAGCTCCTTCTAAAATTCTTAGTGAAATGGACAGGGCTTCCTCTATCTTGAGAGATAATTTTAACGATGATTTTGTTAAAATTTCTGTTGATGATGCTGAATTAGCTGACGAAATGCGCGAGTATTTGGAAGTCATAGCACCAGATAAAGTAAATTTGGTGAAAGAATATGAAGATCCTTTTGTTCCAATTTTCGAAAAGTTTAATGTCGAAAGACAAATCAAACAAGCTTTTGGTAAAACGGTAACTATTCCTCAATCTAAAGGTGCTTACCTCGTGATTGAACACACAGAAGCGTTACACGTAATTGATGTAAACTCGGGAAATATTTCTCGTAACTCTAAAAATCAAGAAGATTCAGCTTTTGCCGTAAACAAAATTGCTGCTTCTGAAATTGCACGTCAGTTACGCTTACGCGATATGGGAGGAATTGTTGTGGTCGATTTTATAGACATGACTGATGCAGAACATAAAAAAGAATTGTTTGAGCATCTGAGAGCTGAAATGTCGAAAGAAAAAGCAAAACATAAGATTTTGCCACCAAGTAAATTTGGATTGATTCAGATCACAAGACAACGAGTTCGCCCAGAGGTGAATTTTATAACGACTGAAGAAAATCCGAACCAAGAATCGAATGAAGTAGAAGCACCTATCGTTACAATTGATAAAATTGAACAAGTGCTCTTGAATATCCTTGACAGAAAAGATAAGGATTTACGAAAAATGTCATTGCATGTGCATCCTTTCGTAGCGGCTTATTTACAACATGGATTGCCAAGCATTCAGATGAAATGGTTTTTTAAGCATAAAAAGTGGATTAAGATTGTGCCAAGAGATGCGTACAAATACTTACAATTTAACTTCTTGGATAAAGATCATAATACACTTTACAACGAATCAAATTAA
- a CDS encoding HU family DNA-binding protein: protein MTKAEIVNNISSKLGLEKSDTQRVVESFMEEVIKSLVEGENVYLRGFGSFTIKTRAEKTGRNITKGTSIIIPAHNVPTFKPAKTFIEDVKTSEANVIK, encoded by the coding sequence ATGACAAAGGCAGAAATAGTAAATAACATTTCAAGTAAATTAGGACTTGAAAAGAGCGATACTCAAAGAGTGGTAGAATCGTTTATGGAGGAGGTGATTAAATCATTAGTAGAAGGAGAAAATGTATACTTAAGAGGATTTGGATCTTTTACTATTAAAACTAGAGCAGAAAAAACAGGTAGAAATATCACAAAAGGTACGTCTATTATTATTCCAGCTCACAACGTTCCTACATTCAAACCAGCTAAGACTTTCATCGAAGATGTAAAGACTAGTGAAGCAAACGTAATCAAATAA
- the mutY gene encoding A/G-specific adenine glycosylase, with translation MNFNYLILSYFDKNKRDLPWRHTKDPFRIWLSEIILQQTRVDQGMKFYNNFIQEFDTIFDLANAEEQKVLKLWQGLGYYSRARNLHYTSKVISDELNGHFPTNFNDLKKLKGIGDYTAAAISSIVYNEAVPAVDGNMFRVFARYFNIEDDISSPKTKKIFWDLGLEIIDKKRPGDFNQAVMDLGATICTPKQPKCEICPLNESCEALRLNKVTELPVKLKKTKVSNRFLHFIIIENESTIAFSKRTGNDVWKNLFTFPKIETETDLLDKGWILDQNLENKLTFIDEEKHVLSHQNLFIKYWKLNVSLNEITKMKAENNFEMISLNDLEDYPLPKPIEKFINKHYLD, from the coding sequence ATGAACTTCAACTATCTGATTTTGTCATATTTTGACAAAAATAAACGAGATTTACCATGGCGTCATACAAAAGACCCTTTTCGCATTTGGTTATCGGAAATAATTCTCCAACAAACAAGGGTTGACCAAGGTATGAAATTTTACAATAATTTCATACAAGAATTTGATACAATTTTTGATTTAGCAAATGCAGAGGAGCAAAAAGTCCTAAAACTCTGGCAAGGATTAGGTTACTATTCGCGTGCAAGAAATTTACATTACACTTCGAAAGTGATTTCTGATGAATTAAATGGACATTTTCCTACAAATTTTAACGATTTAAAAAAACTAAAAGGAATTGGAGATTATACAGCAGCTGCTATTTCATCAATTGTTTACAATGAAGCTGTCCCTGCAGTAGATGGTAATATGTTTCGTGTTTTTGCTCGATATTTTAATATTGAGGATGATATAAGCTCACCTAAAACCAAGAAAATATTTTGGGATTTAGGTTTAGAAATCATTGATAAAAAACGTCCAGGAGATTTTAATCAAGCCGTAATGGATCTTGGCGCAACGATTTGTACGCCTAAACAACCAAAGTGTGAAATTTGCCCTTTAAACGAATCGTGCGAAGCTCTTCGGTTGAATAAAGTGACCGAACTTCCTGTAAAGTTAAAAAAGACAAAAGTGTCGAATCGTTTTTTACATTTTATCATTATCGAAAATGAATCAACAATTGCTTTTTCAAAACGAACGGGTAATGATGTTTGGAAAAATTTATTCACTTTTCCTAAAATTGAAACTGAAACTGATTTATTGGATAAAGGTTGGATTTTAGATCAAAATCTTGAAAATAAACTAACTTTCATAGACGAAGAAAAACATGTTTTATCCCATCAAAATTTATTTATAAAATATTGGAAATTAAATGTATCTTTAAATGAAATAACAAAAATGAAAGCAGAAAATAATTTTGAAATGATTTCTCTAAATGATCTCGAAGATTATCCGCTTCCAAAACCAATAGAAAAATTTATAAATAAACATTATTTGGATTAA
- a CDS encoding single-stranded DNA-binding protein — MNGTTNKVLLIGNLGDDVKLHHFDEQNCIGRFPIATTESYISRTGERITETEWHNIVTRNKLAELCDRYLKKGDKVFVEGRIKTRKWDDNGQMRYTTEIVANSIEFLTPKIDHEQRQAMQNEQNKVQKTQENTTIEPPFIDEGEDDLPF, encoded by the coding sequence ATGAATGGAACAACGAATAAAGTACTTTTGATTGGGAATTTAGGTGATGATGTAAAATTGCATCATTTTGATGAACAAAATTGCATTGGACGATTTCCTATTGCCACAACAGAATCGTACATTTCGAGGACAGGAGAACGTATTACTGAAACAGAATGGCACAATATTGTGACACGAAATAAGTTGGCAGAATTATGTGATCGTTATCTAAAAAAAGGAGATAAAGTTTTTGTTGAAGGACGTATCAAAACTCGTAAATGGGACGATAATGGACAAATGCGTTATACAACAGAAATTGTTGCCAACTCTATCGAATTTTTAACACCAAAAATTGATCATGAGCAACGACAAGCAATGCAAAACGAACAAAACAAAGTTCAGAAAACACAAGAAAATACAACAATTGAACCTCCTTTTATCGATGAAGGAGAGGACGATTTGCCTTTTTAG
- the gldD gene encoding gliding motility lipoprotein GldD codes for MNFTKSNVLRYTMNFKTIIALCSSAIFFVSCNKSEDIAKPLGQVRLEYPKQTYLTFKENVPYTFQYSNFGKIIEGKKTNSFNIVYPSMKATIYLTYFPVQSPQDLIIQIKESESFVQEQTVKASFISPQEFSFPERKVFGTMYELGGESAINIQFHATDSLKNFLAGSVYFKTQPKPDSLAPAVDYIKKDVKKLLETLEWKK; via the coding sequence ATGAATTTTACAAAATCTAACGTTTTACGTTATACCATGAATTTTAAAACTATAATAGCATTATGTAGTAGTGCTATTTTTTTTGTGTCATGTAATAAAAGCGAGGATATCGCCAAGCCTTTGGGACAAGTTCGTCTTGAATATCCTAAGCAAACTTACCTTACATTTAAAGAAAATGTTCCTTATACATTTCAATATTCTAATTTTGGGAAAATTATAGAAGGGAAAAAAACAAACTCTTTTAATATTGTTTATCCAAGCATGAAAGCAACGATTTACTTAACTTATTTTCCAGTTCAATCACCTCAAGATTTAATCATTCAAATTAAAGAAAGTGAAAGCTTTGTACAAGAACAGACGGTTAAAGCCAGCTTTATTTCGCCACAAGAATTTTCTTTTCCAGAAAGAAAGGTTTTTGGTACTATGTATGAGTTAGGAGGAGAATCCGCAATTAACATTCAATTTCATGCAACCGATAGCCTCAAGAATTTTTTGGCAGGTTCGGTATATTTCAAAACTCAACCAAAGCCAGATTCATTAGCTCCTGCAGTTGATTACATCAAGAAAGATGTAAAAAAATTGTTAGAAACCTTAGAATGGAAAAAATAA
- the rseP gene encoding RIP metalloprotease RseP, with translation MLIQIATLMLSLMLLVMLHELGHYVTARWFGVRVERFFCFFDVKFAIWKKKIGDTVYGIGWLPLGGYVKLSGMIDESMDLEQMKQEPKPYEFRVKPAWQRLIIMLGGIIVNIILAMIIYAALFISQGKSFIDVNKMQYGIEANETQTKFGLQKGDIPVGVNGVKYQALNEIGKEALLGGETLDVKRDGQEVSLPITEDFRTEILNAKGNFFIPQSPTVVDSIVDNSAAQKAGLLKGDKIIAVDGFTTPLFSDFKNKLKDYKGKTISLSIERKGEPIELMVNVDKDGTIGFNASTEYVQSLISREDYTIGEGIAKGIVEPFEAIATQVRGIGTLFQVKDGRKQVAGPIGMVKQMPTEWNWLFFWSFTAMISAWLAFINLLPIPGLDGGHAVFAIYEMVTGKKPSEKVLEKAQMIGVVIILGLMIFIFGNDIINMIFQ, from the coding sequence ATGTTAATACAGATAGCTACCTTAATGCTTAGTTTGATGCTTTTAGTAATGTTGCACGAACTTGGACATTATGTTACAGCACGATGGTTTGGCGTTCGAGTTGAACGTTTCTTTTGTTTTTTCGATGTGAAATTTGCCATTTGGAAAAAGAAAATTGGAGATACCGTTTATGGGATCGGTTGGTTACCACTTGGAGGTTATGTAAAACTTTCGGGAATGATTGACGAGAGCATGGATTTGGAACAAATGAAACAAGAACCAAAACCCTACGAGTTCCGAGTAAAACCAGCTTGGCAACGATTAATTATTATGTTAGGTGGTATTATTGTCAATATCATTTTAGCAATGATTATTTATGCTGCACTTTTTATTTCGCAAGGAAAAAGTTTTATTGATGTAAATAAAATGCAATATGGAATTGAAGCAAATGAAACACAAACAAAATTTGGTTTACAGAAAGGTGATATTCCTGTTGGTGTAAATGGTGTAAAATATCAAGCACTAAACGAAATAGGCAAAGAAGCTTTGTTGGGAGGTGAAACTTTAGATGTAAAACGTGATGGACAAGAAGTATCATTACCAATTACAGAAGATTTTAGAACAGAAATCTTGAATGCTAAAGGAAATTTCTTTATTCCGCAAAGTCCAACTGTTGTTGATTCTATCGTGGATAATAGTGCCGCCCAAAAAGCAGGTTTATTAAAAGGTGATAAAATAATTGCAGTGGATGGGTTTACAACACCTTTATTTTCTGATTTTAAAAACAAATTGAAAGATTACAAAGGAAAAACGATTTCTTTAAGTATCGAAAGAAAAGGTGAACCTATTGAATTGATGGTAAATGTAGATAAAGATGGTACAATCGGTTTTAATGCTTCTACTGAATATGTACAATCATTAATTTCGAGAGAAGATTATACAATAGGAGAAGGTATTGCAAAAGGAATTGTAGAGCCTTTTGAAGCAATTGCAACACAAGTACGTGGTATTGGAACGTTATTCCAAGTAAAAGATGGTCGTAAGCAAGTTGCGGGTCCGATTGGAATGGTAAAACAAATGCCAACAGAATGGAACTGGTTATTTTTCTGGTCATTTACAGCAATGATTTCTGCTTGGTTAGCCTTTATAAACTTACTACCAATACCTGGTTTAGACGGTGGACACGCAGTTTTTGCTATCTATGAAATGGTCACTGGAAAAAAACCAAGTGAAAAAGTTTTAGAAAAAGCACAAATGATTGGTGTTGTAATTATCTTAGGATTAATGATTTTCATCTTCGGTAATGATATTATCAATATGATTTTTCAATAA
- the meaB gene encoding methylmalonyl Co-A mutase-associated GTPase MeaB, which translates to MRKIEPEILAQKIKEGDRFALSRAITLAESNRLDDLNLAHQVISLLPTSKTSKRIAITGIPGVGKSTFIESLGKYIVQQGENVAILAIDPSSSLSKGSILGDKTRMEDLSREENAYIRPSASNGSLGGITSRTYEAILLCEAAGFENILIETVGVGQSETLVNEISDLFLFLQLPGSGDDLQGIKRGIMEMADLIFVNKSDSFQEKLVKDAKLDIVRSLQFLPTKASQWKRKSIIGSGLIGKGVPELWELVQDYFTFINENDYYRSNRENQQLKQAERYTIDLINQHYLKALKAHPIEVNKHISAFEMAKDWLNNHSVEMTIK; encoded by the coding sequence ATGCGAAAAATAGAACCAGAAATACTTGCACAAAAAATTAAAGAAGGTGATCGATTTGCCTTATCAAGAGCAATTACACTTGCGGAAAGTAATCGATTAGATGACCTTAATTTAGCACATCAAGTTATTAGCTTACTACCCACTTCCAAAACATCTAAAAGGATTGCTATTACAGGAATTCCAGGTGTTGGAAAAAGTACATTTATTGAGTCTTTAGGAAAGTATATCGTTCAACAAGGAGAAAATGTTGCTATTCTTGCAATCGATCCAAGTAGCTCTTTGTCTAAAGGAAGTATCTTAGGCGATAAAACTCGAATGGAAGATCTATCCCGAGAAGAAAACGCATACATTCGTCCAAGCGCTTCTAATGGCTCTTTAGGCGGAATTACATCGCGTACCTATGAAGCTATTTTACTATGCGAAGCTGCTGGTTTCGAAAATATTTTAATCGAGACTGTTGGAGTTGGACAATCGGAAACACTTGTAAACGAGATTTCAGATCTTTTTCTTTTCCTACAACTTCCTGGTTCTGGAGACGATTTACAAGGGATTAAACGAGGAATAATGGAAATGGCAGATCTAATTTTTGTCAACAAATCCGATTCATTTCAAGAAAAATTAGTGAAAGACGCAAAATTAGATATTGTACGCTCATTACAGTTTTTACCAACAAAAGCATCTCAATGGAAAAGAAAATCGATTATCGGATCTGGATTAATCGGAAAAGGAGTTCCTGAGTTATGGGAATTGGTCCAAGATTATTTTACATTTATTAATGAAAACGATTATTATCGTTCAAATAGAGAAAATCAGCAACTAAAACAAGCTGAGCGATACACTATTGATTTGATTAATCAACATTATTTAAAAGCTTTAAAAGCTCATCCAATTGAAGTAAACAAACACATTTCTGCCTTTGAAATGGCTAAAGATTGGCTAAACAATCATTCAGTTGAAATGACTATAAAATAA